Proteins found in one Halalkalicoccus sp. NIPERK01 genomic segment:
- a CDS encoding helix-turn-helix transcriptional regulator, translated as MLKHPDVDLDSVFAALSHPIRRSIIEQLSEGEKSVSELAEPHDVSLSAISQHLSVLEDAGLLQQTHEGRVRRCALQGKPLSEAFSWIVQYRIFWEDTLDAIAQEVEGDDQS; from the coding sequence ATGCTTAAGCATCCTGACGTTGACCTGGACTCGGTCTTTGCTGCACTCTCTCACCCCATCAGGCGATCGATCATCGAGCAGCTTTCCGAGGGGGAAAAGAGCGTGAGCGAACTGGCCGAACCCCACGACGTCAGCCTATCGGCGATCAGTCAACACCTGAGCGTGCTGGAGGACGCCGGGTTGCTCCAGCAGACTCACGAAGGCCGGGTGCGCCGGTGCGCGCTCCAGGGCAAACCCCTGTCCGAAGCCTTCTCCTGGATCGTCCAGTACCGGATCTTCTGGGAGGACACGCTGGATGCCATCGCGCAGGAAGTCGAAGGAGACGATCAGTCATGA
- a CDS encoding SRPBCC domain-containing protein translates to MSDQPTEMETGSIEVSRVIKAPTERIYSAFLDADALAKFSPPAGYTATYDHADGEVGGTYRGTFTSLDKSDEHSFGGEYVELVPNERIVQSDKFETDAPEMQGEMTVTITFEEVEGGTEVTVRQEGIPKLIPEEDAATGWGMSLENLARLVEYPVAE, encoded by the coding sequence ATGAGCGACCAACCTACCGAAATGGAGACGGGAAGCATCGAAGTTAGCCGCGTTATCAAGGCGCCTACTGAACGTATCTACTCTGCGTTCCTGGATGCCGACGCCTTGGCGAAATTCTCGCCACCGGCGGGCTACACCGCCACGTACGATCACGCCGACGGGGAGGTCGGCGGAACGTATCGCGGGACCTTCACCTCGCTCGACAAGAGCGACGAGCACAGCTTCGGTGGTGAGTACGTGGAGCTGGTGCCCAACGAGCGCATCGTCCAGTCAGACAAGTTCGAGACTGATGCACCCGAGATGCAGGGCGAGATGACCGTGACCATCACCTTTGAGGAGGTCGAGGGTGGGACCGAGGTGACCGTGCGGCAAGAGGGCATTCCCAAGCTCATTCCCGAGGAGGATGCTGCGACGGGTTGGGGCATGTCCCTGGAAAACCTGGCTCGGCTGGTGGAGTACCCGGTGGCCGAGTGA